A genomic window from Variovorax paradoxus includes:
- a CDS encoding monovalent cation:proton antiporter family protein, whose translation MSSFDLTLLYLLAAVIGVVACRSLKLPPMLGYLSAGVLIGPHAFALAQNTEGIQHLGEFGVVFLMFVIGLEFSLPKLRAMRKHVFGLGLLQVLLTMSIATVGALLIARLLLPPTWQLGWQTALALSGALTMSSTAIVVKLMAERLELESEHGKRVMGVLLFQDLAVVPLLVLIPALGAPPEALAKALGLALLKASFLIGVLLYGGPRIMRWWLTLVARRRSEELFILNVLLITLGLAWLTELAGLSLALGAFIAGMLVSETEYKHQVETDIRPFHDVLLGLFFITVGMSLDWHIVVERWLLVGVLLLVPLAFKLGLVTVLARVLGATSGVSLRTGLYLAQAGEFGFVLLTLAQERSLLPPWLANPVLASMVLSMLATPFIIMYSNAIVRKLVASDWLQQSLQMTSIARKTINTAQHVIICGYGRCGQNLARILEREGIPYMALDLDPDRVRQAAAAGDSVVFGDAARLQALMAAGLARASAVVVTYLDVPGAMKVLANTRAHAPHVPVIVRTQDDHDLEKLQAAGATEVVPEAIEGSLMLASHALALVGVPMRRVIRVVQDQRDARYNLLRGYFHGADDDNADEIDHERLNSFTLNAGARAVGQTLEQVALHTLGVRVASLRRQDGQPRALADNPVLSDGDTLVLSGKPAALAMAVERLQKG comes from the coding sequence ATGTCTTCGTTCGATCTCACGCTGTTGTATCTCCTGGCCGCGGTGATCGGCGTGGTGGCGTGCCGCTCCCTCAAGCTGCCGCCGATGCTGGGCTATCTGTCGGCTGGCGTGTTGATCGGGCCGCATGCCTTCGCGCTGGCGCAGAACACCGAAGGCATCCAGCACCTGGGCGAATTCGGCGTGGTGTTCCTCATGTTCGTGATCGGGTTGGAGTTCAGCCTGCCGAAGCTGCGCGCGATGCGAAAGCACGTGTTCGGGCTGGGCCTGCTGCAGGTGCTGCTGACGATGTCCATCGCCACGGTCGGCGCGCTGCTGATCGCCCGGCTGCTGCTGCCCCCGACATGGCAGTTGGGCTGGCAGACAGCGCTGGCGCTGTCGGGCGCGCTCACCATGAGCAGCACGGCCATCGTGGTCAAGCTGATGGCCGAGCGGCTCGAGCTCGAGAGCGAGCACGGCAAGCGCGTGATGGGCGTACTGCTGTTTCAAGACTTGGCCGTGGTGCCGCTGCTGGTGCTGATTCCCGCATTGGGCGCGCCGCCCGAGGCGCTGGCCAAGGCGCTGGGGCTGGCGCTGCTGAAGGCGAGCTTTTTGATCGGCGTGCTGCTCTACGGCGGCCCGCGCATCATGCGCTGGTGGCTCACGCTGGTGGCGCGGCGGCGCAGCGAAGAACTCTTCATCCTGAACGTGTTGCTGATCACGCTGGGCCTGGCCTGGCTCACCGAGCTGGCCGGCCTGAGCCTGGCGCTGGGCGCGTTCATCGCGGGCATGCTGGTGTCGGAAACCGAATACAAGCACCAGGTCGAGACCGACATCCGCCCCTTCCACGACGTGCTGCTGGGGCTGTTCTTCATCACCGTGGGCATGTCGCTCGACTGGCACATTGTGGTCGAGCGCTGGCTGCTGGTGGGCGTGCTGCTGCTGGTGCCGCTGGCGTTCAAGCTGGGGCTGGTAACGGTGCTGGCGCGGGTGCTCGGTGCCACCTCGGGCGTATCGCTGCGCACCGGCCTCTACCTTGCGCAGGCCGGCGAATTCGGCTTCGTGCTGCTGACGCTGGCGCAGGAACGCAGCCTGCTGCCGCCGTGGCTGGCCAACCCGGTGCTGGCGTCGATGGTGCTGTCGATGCTGGCCACGCCTTTCATCATCATGTACAGCAATGCCATCGTGCGAAAGCTCGTGGCCAGCGACTGGCTGCAGCAGTCACTGCAGATGACGAGCATCGCGCGCAAGACCATCAACACCGCGCAGCACGTGATCATCTGCGGCTATGGGCGCTGCGGCCAGAACCTGGCGCGCATCCTCGAACGCGAGGGCATTCCGTACATGGCGCTCGACCTCGACCCCGATCGCGTGCGCCAGGCCGCCGCCGCCGGCGACTCGGTGGTGTTCGGCGACGCGGCGCGGTTGCAGGCCCTGATGGCCGCGGGCCTGGCACGCGCCAGCGCCGTGGTCGTCACTTATCTCGACGTGCCGGGCGCGATGAAGGTACTGGCCAACACGCGCGCCCATGCGCCGCACGTGCCGGTGATCGTGCGCACGCAGGACGACCACGATCTCGAAAAGCTGCAGGCCGCGGGTGCCACCGAGGTGGTGCCCGAGGCCATCGAAGGTTCGCTGATGCTCGCGAGCCATGCGCTGGCGCTGGTCGGCGTGCCGATGCGGCGCGTGATCCGCGTGGTGCAGGACCAGCGCGATGCCCGCTACAACCTGCTGCGCGGCTATTTCCACGGCGCCGACGACGACAACGCCGACGAGATCGACCACGAGCGCCTCAACAGCTTCACCCTCAATGCCGGCGCACGTGCGGTCGGCCAGACGCTGGAACAGGTGGCGCTGCACACGCTGGGCGTGCGCGTCGCCAGCCTGCGCCGCCAAGACGGCCAGCCGCGCGCGCTGGCCGACAACCCGGTGCTGTCGGACGGCGACACGCTGGTGCTGTCCGGCAAACCAGCCGCGCTGGCGATGGCCGTGGAGCGGCTGCAAAAAGGCTGA
- a CDS encoding KpsF/GutQ family sugar-phosphate isomerase, whose product MSSRPVPAPVVDPEAILARARLTFDIEAEAVTGLKDRVGPSFVDAVRKILEVRGRVVVMGMGKSGHVGRKIAATLASTGTPAMFVHPAEASHGDLGMIKAVDLVLAISNSGEVDELTVILPVVKRQGVPLIAMTGRPESTLARHADILIDAGVSKEACPLNLAPTASTTAQMAMGDALAVALLDARGFGSEDFARSHPGGALGRKLLTHVSDVMRSGDEVPRVPPSANISELMRAMSIKGFGAAAVIEPDGRASGIFTDGDLRRLIEAGADLRSPKAVDVMHRDPRTIRVDALAVEAAELMEQCGITRLFVIDGAGVIVGAINTNDLMRAKVI is encoded by the coding sequence ATGAGCTCCCGCCCCGTTCCGGCCCCAGTGGTCGACCCCGAAGCCATCCTTGCTCGGGCACGCCTCACCTTCGACATCGAAGCCGAAGCCGTCACCGGTCTGAAAGACCGCGTCGGTCCGAGCTTCGTCGATGCCGTGCGCAAGATCCTCGAAGTGCGCGGCCGCGTGGTCGTGATGGGCATGGGCAAGAGCGGCCACGTCGGCCGCAAGATCGCCGCCACCCTTGCCTCTACCGGAACGCCCGCGATGTTCGTGCACCCGGCCGAAGCCAGCCACGGCGATCTCGGCATGATCAAGGCGGTCGACCTGGTGCTGGCCATTTCCAACAGCGGCGAGGTCGACGAGCTCACCGTCATCCTGCCGGTCGTCAAGCGCCAGGGCGTGCCCCTGATCGCCATGACCGGCCGCCCCGAATCCACCCTTGCCCGCCATGCCGACATCTTGATCGACGCGGGCGTGTCAAAGGAAGCCTGCCCGCTCAACCTCGCCCCCACCGCCAGCACCACCGCTCAGATGGCGATGGGCGATGCGCTGGCCGTGGCGCTGCTCGACGCGCGCGGCTTCGGCTCGGAAGACTTCGCGCGCTCGCACCCGGGCGGCGCGCTCGGGCGCAAGCTGCTCACTCACGTGAGCGACGTCATGCGCTCGGGCGACGAAGTGCCGCGCGTGCCGCCGTCGGCCAACATCAGCGAGCTGATGCGCGCGATGAGCATCAAGGGCTTCGGCGCCGCCGCGGTGATCGAGCCCGACGGCCGCGCCTCGGGCATCTTCACCGACGGCGACCTGCGCCGGTTGATCGAAGCGGGCGCCGATTTGCGCAGCCCCAAGGCGGTCGACGTCATGCACCGCGACCCGCGCACCATCCGCGTCGACGCGCTGGCGGTGGAAGCCGCAGAGCTGATGGAGCAATGCGGCATCACCCGCCTGTTCGTGATCGACGGCGCGGGGGTGATCGTCGGCGCGATCAACACCAACGACCTGATGCGCGCGAAGGTCATCTGA
- a CDS encoding KdsC family phosphatase, which yields MPLEFQAETLLAAQDVRIVFFDIDGVLTDGGVYFTEHGETLKRFSILDGYGLKLLRKAGIVPAVITGRDSKPLRVRLEALGIEHVRYGTEDKLPAAQAMLDQLGFTWAQAAAIGDDWPDLPVLTRVGFAAAPANAHVEVRGIARYVTQARGGEGAAREFCDLLLTACGQYRAMLDAARGPTT from the coding sequence ATGCCGCTCGAGTTCCAGGCCGAGACCTTGCTCGCCGCGCAGGACGTGCGCATCGTTTTCTTCGACATCGACGGCGTGCTGACCGACGGCGGCGTGTACTTCACCGAGCACGGCGAAACGCTCAAGCGCTTCAGCATCCTCGACGGCTACGGCCTGAAGCTGCTGCGCAAGGCCGGCATCGTGCCGGCCGTGATCACCGGGCGCGATTCCAAGCCGCTGCGCGTGCGGCTCGAAGCGCTGGGCATCGAGCACGTGCGCTACGGCACCGAAGACAAGCTGCCCGCCGCGCAGGCCATGCTCGACCAACTCGGCTTTACGTGGGCGCAGGCCGCGGCCATCGGCGACGACTGGCCCGACCTGCCGGTGCTCACGCGCGTCGGCTTCGCGGCGGCGCCGGCCAATGCTCACGTGGAAGTGCGCGGCATTGCGCGCTACGTCACCCAGGCGCGCGGTGGCGAAGGCGCGGCGCGAGAGTTCTGCGACCTGCTGCTCACAGCCTGCGGCCAATACCGCGCGATGCTCGACGCTGCCCGAGGCCCGACCACATGA
- the lptC gene encoding LPS export ABC transporter periplasmic protein LptC, producing the protein MSNLKRAWGMVREVLDRATIYLPIILTAAVALGTYWLVRNAPKLLEPTAKVAPTHEPDYFMRDFVIKNFLPNGDLRSELHGVEGRHYPDTDTIEIDKVRMRSVSPEGLVTRGSADRGLSNSDGSEVQLFGNAIVIRDPSVGPNGKPAPRLEFRGEFLHAYVDTERVTSNKPVTLIRGTDQFTGDTLDYDNLSGVANLNGRVRGVLIPSAAPAAPAPAKKR; encoded by the coding sequence ATGAGCAATTTGAAACGCGCATGGGGCATGGTGCGCGAAGTCCTCGACCGCGCCACGATCTACCTGCCGATCATCCTCACGGCTGCCGTCGCGCTCGGCACCTACTGGCTGGTGCGTAACGCACCCAAGCTGCTGGAGCCCACGGCCAAGGTCGCGCCTACGCATGAGCCCGACTACTTCATGCGCGACTTCGTCATCAAGAACTTCCTGCCCAACGGCGACCTGCGCAGCGAACTGCATGGCGTCGAAGGCCGGCACTACCCCGACACCGACACCATCGAGATCGACAAGGTGCGCATGCGCAGCGTGTCGCCCGAGGGCCTGGTGACGCGCGGGTCGGCTGACCGCGGCCTGTCGAACTCCGACGGCAGCGAGGTGCAGTTGTTCGGCAATGCGATCGTCATTCGCGATCCTTCGGTGGGCCCGAACGGCAAGCCTGCGCCGCGCCTCGAGTTCCGCGGCGAGTTCCTGCACGCTTATGTCGACACCGAACGCGTCACGTCGAACAAGCCGGTCACGCTCATTCGCGGCACCGACCAGTTCACCGGCGACACGCTCGACTACGACAACCTGAGCGGCGTGGCCAATCTGAACGGCCGGGTGCGCGGCGTGCTGATTCCGTCGGCGGCTCCAGCCGCTCCTGCTCCCGCCAAGAAGCGCTGA
- a CDS encoding SDR family oxidoreductase has product MTTSPLVFITGASSGIGQALAASFYDAGYRLALVARRTGEIEAWASARQLSADRYRIYSADVAQTDSIVAAGNACIAQQGLPDVVIANAGISVGIDTAERSDLDVLAQTFATNNVGLAATFHPFVQAMVQRGGGRLVGIGSVASIRGLPGHGAYCASKAGVVAYCESLRGELFNSGVKVVTLCPGYIDTPLTQGNRYGMPFLMKAEDFAAQALRAIEAGTSYRVIPWQMGVIAKIMRMLPNAVLDRAVQGRERKKRSGEA; this is encoded by the coding sequence ATGACCACGTCCCCGCTTGTCTTCATCACCGGCGCATCGAGCGGCATCGGCCAGGCGCTGGCCGCGAGCTTCTACGATGCGGGTTATCGCCTGGCACTGGTCGCCCGGCGCACGGGGGAGATCGAAGCGTGGGCGAGCGCCCGCCAGCTTAGCGCAGACCGCTACCGGATCTACAGCGCCGATGTGGCGCAGACCGACAGCATCGTCGCCGCCGGCAACGCCTGTATCGCGCAGCAGGGGCTACCCGATGTGGTGATCGCCAATGCCGGCATCAGCGTCGGCATCGACACGGCCGAGCGCTCCGACCTCGATGTGCTGGCGCAGACCTTCGCCACCAACAACGTCGGCTTGGCCGCCACCTTCCACCCGTTCGTGCAGGCAATGGTGCAGCGCGGCGGTGGGCGGCTGGTGGGCATCGGCAGCGTGGCGTCCATCCGCGGATTGCCGGGGCATGGCGCGTACTGCGCCAGCAAGGCCGGCGTGGTGGCGTACTGCGAGAGCCTGCGCGGCGAGCTGTTCAATAGCGGGGTCAAGGTCGTCACCCTCTGCCCGGGCTACATCGACACGCCGCTCACGCAGGGCAACCGGTACGGCATGCCTTTTCTCATGAAGGCGGAAGATTTTGCGGCCCAGGCACTGCGCGCCATCGAGGCCGGCACGAGCTACCGCGTGATTCCCTGGCAGATGGGCGTGATCGCCAAGATCATGCGCATGCTGCCCAACGCCGTGCTCGATCGGGCGGTGCAAGGGCGCGAACGCAAGAAGCGAAGCGGTGAAGCCTGA
- a CDS encoding RNA recognition motif domain-containing protein, whose product MGNKLYVGNLPYSVRDGDLEQAFGQFGAVTSAKVMMERDTGRSKGFGFVEMGSDAEAQAAINGMNGQPLGGRSVVVNEARPMEARPPRSGGGGGYGGGGGGGYGGGGGGGYGGGGGGYGGGGGGRSGGGGGYGGGGGGRSGGGGGGGDGGFRSPYGAGPRGGGGGGRSGGGGGGYGGGGNSGY is encoded by the coding sequence ATGGGCAACAAACTGTACGTCGGCAACCTGCCTTACTCGGTGCGCGACGGAGATCTCGAACAGGCCTTCGGGCAGTTCGGCGCAGTGACCAGCGCCAAGGTCATGATGGAACGTGACACCGGCCGCTCGAAGGGCTTCGGCTTCGTCGAGATGGGCAGTGACGCGGAAGCACAAGCAGCAATCAACGGCATGAACGGCCAGCCCCTGGGTGGCCGCAGCGTCGTCGTCAACGAAGCACGTCCGATGGAAGCACGTCCCCCGCGCAGCGGCGGTGGTGGCGGCTACGGCGGCGGCGGCGGTGGTGGTTATGGCGGCGGTGGTGGCGGAGGCTACGGCGGAGGTGGTGGCGGCTACGGTGGTGGTGGCGGTGGCCGCTCCGGCGGTGGCGGCGGCTACGGCGGCGGTGGTGGTGGCCGCAGCGGTGGCGGCGGTGGTGGTGGCGACGGCGGTTTCCGCAGCCCCTACGGCGCCGGTCCCCGTGGCGGTGGCGGCGGTGGCCGCTCCGGCGGCGGTGGCGGCGGCTACGGTGGTGGCGGCAACAGCGGCTACTAA
- a CDS encoding TMEM165/GDT1 family protein yields the protein MEAFLVATGVVALAEMGDKTQLLALLLAARFRKPWPIVLGIFAATIINHALAGAVGNYITRWLGPEVLRWILGGSFIAMAAWMLIPDKLDDDDAPGASKFGVFGTTVIAFFLAEMGDKTQIATVMLAARFTHDYFWVVAGTTLGMMLANAPVVWLGEKIVRRVPIKLVHAISAAIFLVLGIIMIIGW from the coding sequence ATGGAAGCTTTTCTCGTTGCAACCGGCGTAGTTGCGCTCGCCGAAATGGGCGACAAGACCCAACTCCTGGCCCTCTTGCTCGCTGCCCGTTTCAGGAAACCCTGGCCCATCGTCCTGGGCATCTTCGCCGCCACCATCATCAACCACGCGCTGGCGGGTGCCGTCGGCAACTACATCACGCGTTGGCTCGGGCCCGAGGTGCTGCGCTGGATCCTGGGCGGCTCGTTCATCGCGATGGCCGCCTGGATGCTGATTCCAGACAAGCTCGACGACGACGATGCCCCGGGCGCGTCGAAGTTCGGCGTCTTCGGCACCACGGTGATCGCGTTCTTCCTCGCCGAGATGGGCGACAAGACCCAGATCGCCACCGTCATGCTGGCCGCCCGCTTCACGCACGACTACTTCTGGGTGGTCGCAGGCACCACGCTGGGCATGATGCTGGCCAACGCGCCGGTGGTGTGGCTCGGCGAGAAGATCGTGCGGCGCGTGCCGATCAAGCTCGTGCATGCCATCTCCGCCGCGATCTTCCTGGTGCTCGGCATCATCATGATCATCGGCTGGTAG